A window of Aythya fuligula isolate bAytFul2 chromosome 12, bAytFul2.pri, whole genome shotgun sequence genomic DNA:
GGTGTATGCACACAGATAAACTCGTGTCACAAATTACAGATCTGTAGTAGCGTAGAGGGAAATGCAGATATACCTCTGAGCACAAATTGACTGAATTATCTTGCTACatatgtttttctgctttgtcattgtttgcattttacaaCTGATTAAATATTCCATTTTCCCATTATGTGGATGTGAAGTGGAGTGAACCAAGCTGTCATAGTAAATTGTGTCTTTATAGGATCCTCAGCAGCTTGAGCCTTCGGAAGTTGATGGTGGGGCACAATAATCTGCAGAGTCTCCCACCTCTTCTAGAACACATTCCACTGGAGGTGCTGGATCTTCAGCACAACCTGTTGACTGAACTCCCTGAGATGCTCTTTGTCAAGGCTCTGAAGTGAGTGACAGTAACATGCATCTTCTGACTGTGTTAACCTTTGAAGCTGTGAAGGCCATTAATGGTATCTGCATGACTGTCCTTGTGAGGTGCTATGGGCTTTGTTGCCATTTGTATAGGAGATAATGAGTGTGCTTTATGAGGAGTTAATTTAGGTGCCATGAGAGAAATCATCAAGCTGATGTGAAGGGATCAGTCCATGTTACTGTTTAGTTACAGGAAAACAGATATTTGCCTAACCTGGCAGTCAACCAGTGTATTAACTTCAGTTTCAGCTGTTTCTAAGATCCTGTTACTGCATGGAGAGCTCTGTCTTTAAAAGTAGTGCATGAATTCAGGTGCAAAGAAGACAAGACACACAGATTTTCAGACGTTATAACAGAAAACACATCAGGTCATGGGAGAACAGCAACAGTGACCCTTACTGTTTGTCTGTTCAGACATGAGTCAACCCTTCTTAAAAGACTCTAAGCAAGAGTTTATGTAGTCTGCTTCCACCAATGTTACCTGCTCTCTCCATCAGCTCTTCAGTACCCACTGTTTACTGTAAAATGCTATGTGCATCTGCAATGTTATGTAGCTAGTAAGTCATTTGTAGACTCATAAATCTTAATGTGAGTAGGGATGTtagctgtgttttctgagttGCATAGTGTTGTTGCTTTGTCTGCATAGGCAATTACATAgctgtttttcctgctgttaaTAGAGTGGTTTAGATGAAGTCTGGTTTTTTTGCACTTGCTGTGGTTAGCCTCAGGTACCTGAATGTATCTGCAAACAACCTGGAGTCCTTGCCCTCTGCATGTACAGGGGAGGAGAGTCTGAGCATGCTGCAGCTGCTTTACTTGACCAGTAACAACCTCACAGATGAATGCATCCCTGTCTTGGCGGGACACACAAGTCTACGGATCCTGCATCTGGCAAACAACAACTTACAGGCATTCCCTGCAAGGTAAATACATAAGGCTGGTGGGCAAGATGGGCAGTCAGCATCCTCCAGGTGAGCATTTACTTTGTGCTTCAGTTGCTGTCAAAGCAAGATGTTATCCCTTTGGCTTGATGGCAGAGACCTGCCATCCCCATGTGTGCACATAGGAATAACGTTAAGGGGGAGCTGGCACACAGtactgctggctgcagtggtTCCTACCCTCTTAGTTGTGGtggatgtgtgtgtggggatggAGGCATTATTTCTTCACAACTTCAGTGTTACTGGCATGCAGCTTGTTGTGCTGCATATTTTCGCTTCTCAGTCTTGCCAAAAGGTCCCTAACCAGACTTGTCTGAACTCTTGCCCGATGGAGGCAAGAGTTAATTCATGCACTAGGCTCACAATTTGGTGTTGAAATAGTGAGAAATCCATGCTTACTATAGAAAGTTATGAGGCTAGAGACTCCCATGTGTTCCTACAAAATTGTAAGTATACTCagcctttttaatttcttagaaTGTAGGGAAGGATCCTTTGAACCTTTTCCAaattctgatgttttttctGGCTATACAGACAGCAGAACTTGGAcaatgctttattaaaaatcatAAGCAAAGATAGTTTAGTCTGCCAGCATCTGAGTCCCCTGAGGATTCTGAAGACTATTTCCTGTCTTATTGCAACTTGTAGAAGTTTCTGTGTGCATAGCATTACTTAGCTAATTTAAATCACATGCTTTTAAGGTAATCTTAAGTTACCAAATAGCTCATATTACTATATGTTGAAACTGAAATTCCACTATGTTTTTTATCTGCAAATTCTTCTAGGCTTAATTTCATGTGTGCATATATTCCTTTTAATCACTGATTCATTGACTGTCATTGATTCAAATGTGGCTCCCTGCCAAGACCCTAATAGTAGGACTAACACTGAATTCTTATTTAATGATTACTTTTCAGTATCTTCTGCAATTCAGTCTTAGGGTATCAAATGTATCTTTGAAGTGTAGTGTAGGGTTAGTGCTAAACTTGTAGACTTCTCTGTCAGTTTAATTTGTagtctcatttaaaaaaaataaaaatctgttatattatcacttttatttttttacatcagCACAATTAATGCAATATTGATTGCATCAATGCAAGCTTTGCTATGATTTTCCCTGATACTGGTTAGGCAATGGAACCACTGTCTTGTAAATCTGTTTATTCCTACAAAGTACACTGACACAGCTTAGGTTTTCTCTGACAGTTTTCAAATTAAGACTTTACAGTCTTCTGCTTTAGTGCTGTAGAAGTCAGGGGAAGGGATCTGTCTGGTGTAAATCCAAGCTGGGCATCTGGGGACCCTGAATTTTAAGTACAGTATCTTTGGTCTCTTGGCAGATACATGGTTTCGAATCAATGAATTAGAAATGTAGATTTTAAAGGGCAGTGTGTATGGATATTATGTCTGTGGGtttaaaaagtgacaaaatATATGGTATTCTTTTGGCCTAAAAGATATGGTattcttttgtttccctttcagcAAACTCAGTAAGCTGGAGCATTTGGAAGAGCTGAATCTGAGTGgcaacaaactgaaaacaattcCCACAACAGTGGCAAACTGCAAGCTGCTTCATACTCTTATTGCACACTCAAATGAAATCAGTATCTTTCCAGAGATCCTGCATTTGCCCCATATTCAGGTATTCTTATGGAGCAGGTAAGGAGAAGAAGTTTGGGTGGGAGAATGAAGAGTAGCTGCTAGAAGAGGAACTGGAGATCCCAGCATTTTTCTCAATTAGCTTGCGAAGAGGGAACGAGATACACATTCTAGATCTGTTCCCTCTCATAACTGACCGAAGACAGATAGCGAAGATGAAAGAGGTGAACTGTCTCTGTCTTGGTGTATTTCTTGTGTACTGTTTGAGACAGCAGGATGTATTATTTATCTAGGTGAACTTGTATGTATAGGCCTTATCTTTAGTGTGACCCATTCTTTCTGTATTAGAGTCCTGGCTATTGCAGGTTATGAGCATTTGATGATTATAAATCATTCTTCTACTGATAGGTCAGCTCCATTTTCATGACCTGTTTGAGAGATACAACCAGTAGCAGGAATATATATATCATGTTAGGAAGGAGCAGTGGAGTAACTGATCACGAgagaacagaatattttctttgtcgttgtgtttgttttttgtttttgtttttttgatacTGCAGATTGTGGACTTGAGTTGCAATGAGTTAACTGAAATCCTCATTCCTGAGGCACTGCCAGCTACCTTGCAAGAGTTGGACCTGACTGGAAACACAAACCTGGTTCTAGAACACAAGACACTGGACATCTTCAGGTGAGTCATGGAGATGCTAAGCCACTAGTGACAGGCACAGGGAAGGGTAACCCTTCCCAGGAGAGGAAATGGAATAGTAATGTATGTATCATAGCACTGCATAATGGTATAACGTTCCCTGCTTAGGCAGCTGAAGCTGTGGTAAAGGAAAGGGCTGGGTTCAAACTGTCAGAACGAACAAAGAATTTTTCAAGTGGTATGAGGTTCTCCCACCTGTATCTGGCATAAATAGTCAGACATCTCCAGAAGGTCAAGCACTTCTTGGTGCAGTTCTTTCAACAGGCTGCTCTCTAAAATTCTAGACTGTCCATGGTCCGTTGGCCACAAGCTATTCAGCGTGGCATctagaagtgattttttttcttctctctccgTAGTCACATTACCACTCTGAAGATTGATGCTAAGCCCTCCCTCACAACTGACTCAGCACTCACTTCCACCTTCTGGAGTCATGGAATAGCTGAGATGGCTGGCCAAAGAAATAAGTAAGTATTGTGGTCTGAACCCTGACACTTTGTCTCCTCGGGGTGCTAAGTGGAGTGCATTGCTGTTATGCTGAACAATTCATCCAtctctctctccatttcttGCTCATTCTTGCTAACTCTAAGCCTCAGTGCTGTCCTTTTCCTTGTTTGTCATGCTTATTCTGGGACCTTTAGGCTTTGTTTCCCACTCTAGCAGAGGTGCTTTGGCTTTCTCTTGCAAACTGTGTCCCTTGTCCTCTCCTCAGCATGTTCAAGGAGGATTTGAGAGTGTCAGTAATAAGCAACAGCTGTACATCTCATGGGGCAGTGGATGTAGTGGATGTAGGGTCAGTGGCTTTGATGCCCTGTGAGAACAGTGCTCGTGACAAGGTGCCTGATGGCCGTGGTTTTGGGGATCATACAATCCTTCGAGGCAGATCAGCTTTGCCCGTATGGTTTTCTAACAGGCTGTGTGTGTCAACGCTGGCAATGGGAAGCTTTGCAGAAGGAGTGGAGGCTGTGTATGGCATGTTTGATGGTGATAAGAATGAGGAGCTGCCACGTCTACTGCAGTGCACCATGGCTGATGTGCTCCTGGAGGAGGTACAGCAGTCGGACACGATGTTCATGTCCAACACCTTCTTGGTCTCCCACAGGTAGGACAGTGAGCAAGCTGGTCCTGGTGGGACCTGCATAGGTGCATCGGTTAATGTGCTAGGTGGGGTGAGGCCACACTCCAGAATGCCTGTCATGGAGTCTGGAGCCTTCCTACACCTTCTCCTCCAACAGGAAGCTGGGCATGGCTGGACAGAAGCTGGGTTCCTCTGCTGTCCTTTGCTATATTCGTCATGATATGTCTGATCCAGCCAGCAACTTTTCTCTGACGGTGGCCAATGTTGGGACATGCCAAGCCATTCTTTGCCGAAGTGGAAAACCTCTGCTCCTCTCCAAAGTCTTCAGCCTTGAGCAATGTTCAGAAGATGCTAAGAGAATCAAAGAGCAAAAAGCCATTATAACAGAGGTTGGTTTAGACTTCAGCTTTCACCTGTCAGTAAAAGCTTGGTTCAGGTACATGCCATTCTGAGCTCTACTGCCTGCACAATGCTGCAGGGGAGAGGGTGGCATGAAGATGCTCAGATGGCTTATCTGTTCCTTCCTGACCTGTTTCTCTTGATAATTAGCTGTTCAGAATGACATGTTCTAAATACCCATCATGGCCTGAGAATTACAGGTACAAAATGCCAAGAATGAGTTGGGGAgaggtggaaagaaagaaaatagatgtgGAGCTAAATTGAGATGTGGAGAGAGTGGTATACAGCGCTGTTTATGACTTGGGTGAGTGTGGAGAAAAGACACTGGGGACCAGAGCAGGGCCTGGGAGGTCATGTTGTTTCAAAATTCACAAAATAATCTAGTCTGTCTTGTGTTTCTTGGAAACCATGACTCAAGTATctctctctggatttattccaTGTTTTATTCAGTGAAGGTATAGGCTAAGTGGCTATTGAGATATGCTGAATGTAGACATCAAGTAGGAACAGGTGAAAATTTTAcacaaaaaaggcagaaatgtatttctatttgtgttttttattattatttgtatttttattcaaacGTATTAAAACAATTTGGGAAAAATTCTCTAAATGGTAACTTTcaaaaaacttggaaaaaacagGGAAGTTCCAAAGAACTGGAAAATCTGTAGTCAAAAAAACTGAGAAATCAGTGCCAGTCATGTTAGCTTTATGAACAGtggatcttaaaaaaaaataataataataataatgcttatGGAGTTGTCTGATGAAAGTATTGTCCCTGCTAATGTGTTACAGTTCTGTGAGATGCTATATTCCTTAGCATACTGACTAACAGTAACTGGAATGAATGTAGCatattaaatgatttaaaaactgTCTGTGTGGATTCTGAAAAATGTAAGTGAAATTATTGTCTGAAGAGATTTCCTGCATGTGTTCTCTGATGGTTTTTAATAATCATCATTAGCAGCAACATCTAACAACAGAAATTAAGAACACcgaaattaatttaaaaacagcaggGAAGTCTTGGCTGTGGTTCCTGGCCTAAATTCCTTTAATCCCTTTCTTCTGTACTGTAACTGACTGTACCTGTATACTAGCATTTCTCAATGCTCTGAACCAGTTTATGGGCAGGGGCAAGACTCTCCAAATGATCTAATAGTGGATCTaatgttactgttttgtttctcttgtctGCAGGACAATAAGGTCAATGGTGTGACTTGCTGTACTCGGATGCTAGGGTGCACATACTTGCATCCTTGGATCCTGCCCAAGCCACATGTCAGCTCCATTCCACTGACTGTACAAGATGAGCTGCTACTTCTAGGGAACAAAGCTCTCTGGGAATACCTTTCTTACACAGAGGCTGTCTCAGCTGTGCGCCATCTACATGACCCACTAGCTGCTGCAAAGAAACTCTGCACTTTAGCCCAAAGCTATGGTTGCCAGGACAATGTAGGTGCAATGGTGGTGTGTCTGAACATCAGTGAGGACAGCTGCACATGTGAGATGCATGGCATCACTCTTCCAGGCCCTGGGGGATTTAgttccaccaccaccaaaccaGCCACACCTTCATCTAGCAGCGGAATTGCTTCAGAGTTCAGTAGTGAACTGTCTGCTTCTGAGGTTAGCAGTGAGGTGGGCTCTACTGCTTCAGATGAGCACAATGCTGTTGGTCTTGATGGCAGCTTGCTACCACGACAAGAGCGACGTTGTAGTCTACATCCTTTGCCCCCCTTAAGTATCTTTCAGCGCCAACCTTCCAGTGCCACCTTCTCTAGTAATCAGTCTGACAATGGCCTAGATAGTGATGATGAACAGCCTGTGGAAGGTGTGATGACAAATGGCAGTAAAGTGGAGGTTGAGGTGGACATCCACTGCTGTAAAGGAAAGGGCCTGGAGTTTGACCCTCCTGCCTTAGAGTacagctcctctgctccagggCCAGAGGATGACTCTGGGCTTGTCCTCCTCATTCAGAGACAGAACAGTGTAAACAGTGGCACTGCACAGGGAGCAATCAAGGAAAAGTGTGAACTGCAGAAATCTCCTTCCACATGCTGTCTCTATGGAAAGAAGCTTTCCAATGGCTCCATAGTGCCCTTGGAAGAGAGCCTTAACCTCATCGAAGTAGCCACAGAGGCACCCAAGAAGAAGACAGGCTATTTTGCTGCTCCATCCCAGATGGAGCCAGAGGATCAATTTGTGGTGCCACCTGATCTGGAGGAGGAAGTGAAGGAACAAATGAAGCAACACCAGGAGAATGGAGCAGATCAGGAGCGGAAAGAGGAATCTGCAGTGGCTCTGCCAGATGAGTTTGACACAGCTTTGTAGCCCCTCAAGTACTGCTCCCCACATTGTTTGTCCCAGGAAGCTTTGTCCTGTAAGGGCTGTCTTGCTCTTCAAAGAGTGCTGGGATCTGCAAAGAGTACAGGCGTCTGCTGCTTCCTTAATGGAATGGAGGGAGAATTGGTAGTGCTAAGGTTTGGGCTGTCCACTTTTTGCTGTAGTCTGTTGTTCTGTGAGTATTCAGAtcagcagctgagctctgtgTTGGGGACTGTCCAGAAATTGTGCAAACACTAGTAAGAAGGCAGGTGTTCCAGCACCTGCCTCTTACTCCTTGAACCCTGAGgttctgccagctctgctggaaagGAGCTGGAATAtgctggggggtggggggagggggagaggggcagggaggtAGGGGGGTTAGCTGCTGAGGGGACAGTATGCAGCGTTTGGAGTCCTGTGAATATTTCTGACATAGGTCCTCCTGGCAGCACCTGACTTCATTGTTCCTTGAAAGAATACAGCCAGTTGCAATGAAGCTGACCCAAGAACAGTTTCCTACATGAATTGCAAGCACTTTTACTGATTGCACTTAAGCTGTTCTGTTCCCCTTCAGCCCAGCACTTTACTACTTAGGGCCAGGGGAGAGAGCACTCCAGTATCCCCGTCCACAGCAGGTGGGGGGAACTTTTCCCAGTGGGTATTTGTTAGGGCACTAGAGGACTCAGGGTCCTGGTGTTCTGATGAGCACCAGTACAGGTAGAGTGAGGATTATAATAGGATCAGCCTATGCagaatgaaaaaacacaaagctgggTGATAAGTGGTTGTCTACTGATGCATTTTACATGGGGCATGGAAAAGATCAGCTCTGGACTTAGTGATTGAGGTAACATGTAGAGCTAGTGCTTctagctgcagagcacagacacAGCTCAGCAACTTGTCCACTTCCATCACAAATGCTTCACAGTAGAGGCTTCCTATATCCAGAGGACACATCATGAAACCATGAACTCCTGCTTGTTTTAGTGAGGTATTCAGTCTAAGAGGAAGCCAAGGTGTAAGCAGTGGCGTGTTGCTCTTAGCCAAGCAAGCAGTTGGGCTGGTCTCCATATGCTGGGGAAGCGTTCAATGTTCTTTCCCACCAACATAAACTGCACTGTCTTTATTATCAGCCACAGCATCTTTGCTTGCAGCTAAAAGTAGGAGTCAGTGCAAATCCAGAGCAACCTCTGTTACGTGGTATGTGCCCAATTTGGCCACAAGCAAGGTGAAAGCATCTTTGTTTCTGCTTAGTTTTCAatggaaaaggaacaaatttTCACCTTAAAAACAACTTTGTCAGCAGTGGGGAAGAGATGTTTAAACAGTCCCACTAACAGTGAACTGCCCAGTCTACAGTTGGCAGAGGCATGGTGGTTCCATTAAGATTTTTGGCGCAGGGTGTAAGTTGGCTGCTTATGTCATCATCTCATGTAAGTGCTGTGAAAAGACCGCAGCCCCCATCGTGTGCAGATCTGTCTTCCCTAGCTGGCAGAGAGCTGGACAGCAGCTTCCCCTGTCATGTCAGTGGTGCAATAATCCTGGCTATAATGTGGGTTagtgccttttcttctttattgtatttatggaaaaaatgtgaaagtttCTTCTCAGGAGCTCTGAGGGGCTTGagttgtatatttttttttttatcaatttcAGGCCCTGATTGGAAGGAAATACTGTGCAGACAACTTGTGTGATTTTGACAGTAGAGATCTTTTGACAAAATCTAATAGAGTTTTACTTAGATTTCAGAGCTCCTTGAATTTCTTCtcactaagggaaaaaaatgtgtttttaccATGCATGAGAGCAACTTATGGTATACCTTGTGGTAGTTACAATGTAATCATGAAACAACcccactttttttccaaagtttaaaCTCACCTGAGTTTTGACTCTGTTTAAAATGTCTGCCTCACTTGGAGAGAAACGCTTACTCTTGGAATCGTAGAAACAACGTTTTGAATCCTCCAGGCATAGAAATAACAGACAAACCCAAGTCTCTTTCAGGTTCTCTTCATTTTAAGTATGCAGAAAAGGTTCATCCCAATATATTTGACAGTAACTTTTAATTCCTTCACTGGCGGTAATGTCACCAAATACGTGTGCCCAGGCCAAAAGTGTCTGTTAGCTGAGTAGGCTGCAAAGCAGTCTCTGTTCAGTGTGGGATTGATGCAGAAATACACTCTTCTTTCTGAATAAGACTGTGACAAACCTTGCACTTAAGAGAGTGGTAGATGTTAATGCAAATCAGGACTCTTTCTTGCACTGTTGTAGAAAATCCAGTGTATCCTTGCCAGTCTGAATCCCTAGCACTTAACcccttttgttttccagcctctCTAGAGACTTCTCCTTTGTCATCTTCATATTTATAACATCAACTTACATTTCAGGCTTCTGAGGAGCACTGCTATAGGTggaacacatacaaaaaaaaaaaaaaaaagaaaaaagaaaatctagtgAAGGACTCATAGCTGAGGATAGAAAGTGTTTTCCCAGGTCTCTTCCTTGAACTTCATATTCGGCTCTTGGAGATGGCATCATCTCCACTGAGCCACATCACTAAGAACCTCTCGTTCTTTACAGGCTTTCCGGTAGAGGTTCTCGACTTGGGGTCATCAGGCTCTCTTGTCGCTACTGACCAATGCCAGACCTACAGTGTTCCAGGTGGCCATAGCCAAGTTAGGCTGGTGAGTTAGCGTATCTCTTTTCAATAGTTCTGGCCCTAATGAGCATGATGGCCAATCAGAACAGTTGCATTGAAGACACTGACCTGTCTGCCCTGTCCTGTCCAGAAAGGCTTCAGCAAAAGGAACCAATAAAGGTTATATTCAGTGGCACCTGGTCAGAATTTGAGTATTAAGGGCAAGGGATAGCCTCAGAGTTGCTCCAAGTACCTGAATCGGGCCTCGTAGAAGCAGCACCACAGATTGTTGGAATCTGATCAAAATCCTCAGCTGGATGGGTGAGAGTAAAATCCAAGAAGGAGTAATTATTTCCCTGACTCAGGGAAAGGCTGCTTTGAGGCCTGAAATTCTTCTAGTATACAGGATGTTAAAGCCACAGCTAAAGCCCTGGGACTTCAGGAGGTTTCTACATTCCTGAATGGTGATGGCTTTCACCTCACTTGCCAAAGGGCCATTTTACAGGCTATAGGTTCACCTCTTCAGTTTTTGTGCAGCCATTGTCTGCTCTTCCCTTGTAGCCTGAAGACTcaagtgtattttttccccatttattccattttaaaatgttaccatttttttaaactttactCATGACTCAGCACgttaaaaaatgtttgcagcaCGCACACTGCctataaaataatctttttcatgctttttgttttaataaggaaaacattttatgtatcTCACTCTGGCATGCAGCTGTAATTATTCCTCTTATTGTACATGGGAGTAGATTGTTCAATGAATGCACCTTCAGCACAGCGGCCTGTGTGTGTATTGCTTTGGAGAGGCAAATAACATTGCTGGAAAACACTATTCTGTTGATTCTTTACTTGGATGTATAGAGCAGTTCAggaaggaagaatatttttgcaTCAACTTTTCAGCTGATTTAGCAATaaagatttttacttttgtctaattatatattttgattCTGTTACTGCACTGGAGGGAACATGTGCAATATCTCAGACAAACATAGTTGTGGCTAGCCACAGTCATGCTGTAGGGTCCCCCTTGCTGAGCTATGTGGTGCTTCCACTCATCAGCCTTCCATACAAAAGTTACTTGCGGAACACTGTGAGGGTGGAATTCATAATACCAAATATTAGGCAGCTCTCTGTAACCTACCAGAGGAATCCTGCCTGTGAACTTGCTGTAAATAGTACTGTACGGCTCTTTAAAAGTAactgcagcaagaaaaacaaaatcagcaatAGGACCACAGTGGACTGTTCACATAAATCCCTGCATTGAAACAGTCAGTGCATCTGGCTACTAAAAGAATGGAGAAATCAAAGAAACCCAGAAGTACCTGGAGTGTTACTGTTTAGAATGTTTTACTTTTGTATCTCTGGTTCCAGCAGTGTTCCATAGTTTCAGAAGCTGTGAAGATTTAGTGCCAGTTAACCTGTGGATACATCCATGACGAAGCACACAATTCCGGTGTAGTGTGGACTCTTAATTTTTGGTTTTCCTATATGGGCAGAGTTGGTCTGTGAGACCAGTGGTGGTTCCAGATTCATATAAATAATGCACATTGTGGGCACTGCTCTGAAATGACATCTCATTCTGAGGCATGATTATCTGAATCTGGTGCtagttttctttcccctgttAAATCCataaaaacacaaccaaacaacGACAGTTTTTTAAGAGTACATTTCATCGTTATGTGCTTACAAATAATACAAGATCAGAATCTTGTCATTTTCCCAGCTTACACATTAggaatgttttgaaaacaatgcATGTCTTAAACCACCTCTCTGAGCTTTTAAAGCTGTTCCCTGATGAGCCCAACTCAGGGAGTCAACTTGTACAtaacagttttgcttttatagAAGATCATTCCGTACAAAAGGGTGCCCTCACCAAGAGAGTTTGAAAAGAAGACGTCACAAATTAGGCTGAGTATATTCACTGTTCTGTAAGGTTATTTAAGGattctctgatggcaatataAATGCCGTATTCAAACTGCCCTATTAGTGCCAAGAGACCTATATGAAGCAATAATTAGCTGCCACAACCACCAGCCTTATTGCTAGCTTTAAGAGCTCTGTTTAAGAGCTCAGTGGAAAGTCACAGGTCCTTTGTAGAAGTTTCAGCTATGGAAAGCTGATCACTAGCAGgagtcatagaatggcctgggttgaaaaggaccttaaagatcatctagtttcgacccccctgctctgggcagggttgccaaccactagagcaggctgcccagagctgcatccCGTCTGGTGTTGAAtgcttccagggatgaggcatccacaacctccctgggcagcctgtgccagtgcctcacagCCCTCagtgaaaaactttctcctaatttctaacctaaatctcccctgtcttagcttaaaaccattcccccttgtcctatcactatctacaaatgaaaacaggagcTTCCCTTCCTGTTTATATGCTCCtttcaagtactggaaggccacagta
This region includes:
- the PHLPP2 gene encoding LOW QUALITY PROTEIN: PH domain leucine-rich repeat-containing protein phosphatase 2 (The sequence of the model RefSeq protein was modified relative to this genomic sequence to represent the inferred CDS: inserted 2 bases in 2 codons), which gives rise to MGPRAERWAGGELEGSATRRSAKPPAAGRRGQCPERSSGNSSGHGHGAELVARCRGQQRAGAGTAGAHRAGRGLFRASAGEGRAAAEGADGGRAAGRRTRGTPDPARCGLALPAEAAPAGGGRPRASGAGPAPSGAGAAAAVRGLGVRRALGANGSRSCLNRTRFGSREEEWLREDAGRGCGTFTDAIPRLVLHSDLRLVLCXVDTPASEICDGEERKXLFLQLHGDLVRRLEPTEKPLQIVYDYLAGLGFDDPVRMQEEAANSDLSCMIRFYSEKPCQVEQLDRILLSGIYNVRKGKTQLHKWAERLVILCGTCLIVSSVKDSHTGKMHILPLVGGKVEEMKRRQYTLAFTSAGAQAQTYHVSFETLAECQRWHRQASTVVSMRLSMVDLSCYSLEEVPEYLFYSQDIIYLNLRHNFMRSCGAGSLDSLCRFSQLKSLNLSHNRLGEFPLSLCEISTLTELNVSCNGLHCLPTQIGKLLNLQSFWLDGNFLTSLPEELGSLQQLSCLGLSFNNFRELPAIFEKLTFLDKLALAGNLLETLDLAVLNRMSHIKSVDLRLNNLKRAVDDTPEGNKSVTYMDLRDNRLTDLDLSSLGSLEQLHCERNKLKELTLSGFSLRALYANNNCLTSVNVYPVPGQLTCLELVHNQLQCVPDWACEAKKLEVLDMSYNLLVELPSRILSSLSLRKLMVGHNNLQSLPPLLEHIPLEVLDLQHNLLTELPEMLFVKALNLRYLNVSANNLESLPSACTGEESLSMLQLLYLTSNNLTDECIPVLAGHTSLRILHLANNNLQAFPASKLSKLEHLEELNLSGNKLKTIPTTVANCKLLHTLIAHSNEISIFPEILHLPHIQIVDLSCNELTEILIPEALPATLQELDLTGNTNLVLEHKTLDIFSHITTLKIDAKPSLTTDSALTSTFWSHGIAEMAGQRNKLCVSTLAMGSFAEGVEAVYGMFDGDKNEELPRLLQCTMADVLLEEVQQSDTMFMSNTFLVSHRKLGMAGQKLGSSAVLCYIRHDMSDPASNFSLTVANVGTCQAILCRSGKPLLLSKVFSLEQCSEDAKRIKEQKAIITEDNKVNGVTCCTRMLGCTYLHPWILPKPHVSSIPLTVQDELLLLGNKALWEYLSYTEAVSAVRHLHDPLAAAKKLCTLAQSYGCQDNVGAMVVCLNISEDSCTCEMHGITLPGPGGFSSTTTKPATPSSSSGIASEFSSELSASEVSSEVGSTASDEHNAVGLDGSLLPRQERRCSLHPLPPLSIFQRQPSSATFSSNQSDNGLDSDDEQPVEGVMTNGSKVEVEVDIHCCKGKGLEFDPPALEYSSSAPGPEDDSGLVLLIQRQNSVNSGTAQGAIKEKCELQKSPSTCCLYGKKLSNGSIVPLEESLNLIEVATEAPKKKTGYFAAPSQMEPEDQFVVPPDLEEEVKEQMKQHQENGADQERKEESAVALPDEFDTAL